AGCTCAGTTTATTAAATTTTGGCTGAATATATTGAAGTCAATAAGAAAACTCTAATGATCTACCTTGTGAACTTGTTCTTGCAGATTGCAGGGCCCATTGTCTTTCGAGTCGATTCTAGGGTTTCGCTGGATTCTTCATCTGGGAGACGTGGCCCGCATGTAGAGGATTTCATATATAGCTTAAGTTACTCCTTAAGGCTTCTACAATCTGGGAAAGTTGTTGCTTGGTAttctccaaaaagaaaagaggggaTGATTGAGTTGCGCGTATTTgagttttaacattttttttttccttatttggcTCACACTGTTTTGCCTGAGGCACTAACATTCTCATCTAGAAAACATTGGCTGCAAAATTCACAAGAAGCTTTTCTTCCATCCGTTTCATATTGGAATCAAGTCTATTCCGTGTGTGATTGcatgtttgagagagagagagagagagagagagagagagagagagagagagagcctctCATGGAGTATCACTTGAATGTCGGCCTGGCCAATGGTCTGAAAGTCGAGGACTAATGGACAAATTTTAGTTTGTTATTTGATTCTAGTAGGTGTTTTATATGAACCTGAAATTGGTGTCATTGTTTATGAATATGGCCTCCATGAAGTATTGAAGTTCACTCGTAACTTGCAAGGTTTGATGAAATGGGCCGTGGACGCAAAGTTGCTCATTTACGGTGATCTAAACGGAGAGTATGAACTATAGAACATACaggaaaattatattatatccAAGAATCCAAAATTACTGAGTCTTAGTACGGAAAATTAGGGAGAATGGAGGAGAGCAAACaattcaaaatattatatttcatCTTGGCCTTTTGAAGGAAATGAGGTATTGTTTTAAGTTCTTGGTAAATTAAATGAGGCACACTTCAACATTTTGATGAAATGAGCCGTGCATGCAAGAAGATGCTccccaaataataatttaatgtgAAATGACTTTAGATTTTCAATGCGCTCCAAATTTATGTTATGTCAAGCATCATCCCAATTATATTCTAATAATATAAGCTAGCGTCATTTTTTATACTTGGACAACACACAAGGTCCCATACTTCCATGTTTTATGTGTCATAACTCATACATTATTGAATCAATTGGGGAAGAATGATGACGTGTATTTAGAAGCTCAACTTTACAAGTatttgggtctgtttggatactgcttattgttaaaaattgaaatcatggtagtaaaataatttttaaatgtgtgaataatgccGTGAGACCTAAAAATGCATGAGAATGCTCATTTTGCTGAGTTTGGTGGTCCTATAAACAATGCCATGGGACCCAAAAAATAGCCCAACGCAGCTGCAACTAGTATCAGAAGCGTGCATTGTAGCCATGATGTAAATGTAAACGTAGACGCAAACGTGGGGTAGATAAACgcaatccaaacactcacttcatgaatcaatctctctctctctctctctctctctctctctctctctctctctctctctctctctctctctctctctctctctctctctctctctctctctctctctctctctctctctctcataagtGGACAAAAATCCGTTAATGAGTAGGGACACAATTGTTGACTATGGTAACCTATTATGTTGGTGTACAATATAAGTAGTATCAATGATGGATTTATCTTAAAGTTGTGTTATTCCAAAGACATAACTTGTCACCttaataaattgtaaatttatgttCCTAATATATTTGTTTGAAAGGGTAAAATTTAAGTACAGTTGTTTATGTGTTGTAAattctcaattaaattcaacaatgTAGTTTCAAAAGTCTTGTAGTTCAATTGGTTGAAATCTATTATGTGTTTATGACATGATATTCAAGGTTCAAATTCTCCCTTCCCGtgtatttatcaaaatttatccaaaataaataaaaaccaatctTGTGGTTGGGTAATGTACAACACCTAAAGAATTTTATCAATCACAATCTACGTGTCCAccctttttatttcttatacGGTAAAGTTAGGATCATTATAAAAATTCAGAATAATTCTTTTAACACCACCTAATTTTCCCATACCACCTTACACATGGGctattaaaaaacattttaaattgcAGATTGAGGTTTGAACTAGGTATGAGGTGGTAGGCAATTGGggatgttgtgaaattgttttaAGTTGTCACCCTAACTTCATTGTTTCtcttataaaataaacaaaatattttaaaggaaaaaacaatCAATTAGCACatgtacattatatatatatatagagagagagagagagaatagaatttcaaataagtattaaatagaTGAATGAATATATTCTTGAACATAACAATTAATATTCAAAAtggaatctaattagattagaaTCTTATTCTACACATTTTAATCTTACTTATTTATTCTAATTCTAGATAGATTTTAAGAtagattctaatttgaaataattCTAATTCTAAATAGTTAGATCAATTAGAaattaatagaataatataataagaaatttatattaataaaaaaaaaattttagttgtttttagtTATGTTATAGAGGGTTCGCcttaaggaaattaaaaaagtaaaggctacgaatatatatattgaaaaatgaGGATATCAATAGTTTTTCGAGCATCTGACTATTTTATCGAGTATATGTAGTTGTCCCATTTCACACACGCatagttattatttattatacgGAGGAATTTCTTAGATATCATGAGgttttaaaaatcattaaatcaatCTCTTGGAATTAACACATGTACATTATGTGGGTTTcggttagctcaactggtaaagtctctgatggttgtataagagatctgggattcaatccccgcctataccaaaaactgattggtgtcttggtctgatgataaagaacgcTCATCAGAAacggacgtcataggttgaaactaaaaaaaaaaaaaacacatgtacATTATAATTGATTGAGTTTAAAGTTAAATATTCTTAGTCTGTCATTAATTATTCTGCTACCTTGCTTTTAACTCAAAGCTTACccctattttttcttcttttcatatCTATAGAAATTAAGGATCGATTATCCAAACTGCCTACAAGGCTACAACTACCATCTATCTCACCATTATAAATCATTCTCCTGTGAACAGCTAGAAGATATCCTATAACTACAAAATGAGGCCTCTCTTCTCTTCCTATTCCCTCCCTCTTTTACTCTTGTTTATCTCCACCTTCCATACCATAAACGCCAACAACCTCATCCATGAAACTTGCAAGAAATGCTCGCAGAAAGATCCAAACCTAAGCTACAACTTCTGTGTAAACTCTCTCCAAGCAGCCCCAAAAAGCCAGAGTATTGATGATCTTCGTGAACTTGGTAAGATATCCATCAAGTTAATCAAACAGAACGTTACAAACACAAGGAACCACATCAAGAAGCTCTTAGGGAACAAAAACTCAGACTCTTTCATTGAGTCCTGCTTGAGTGACTGCTTTGATCTTTATTCCGATGCTGTACCCACTCTTAGTCAAGCCCTGAAAGACTACAAGGCTAAGCGCTATGACGATGCTAACATTGAAGTGAGCTCAGTCTTAGATGCCTCTACAACATGTGAAGATGGATTCGAGGAAAAGAAAGGTGTGGTTTCGCCATTGACAAAGAGAAACAACAACACGTTTCAGTTGTCTGCTATAGCGCTTTCCATAGTTAATATGTTAAATTGATTCACGCACGTTGGTGCTTGTCTTTATTCAATGTTTTGTACCAGTTTGGtttcttatttgtattttaacttattgcagatttttttttttttaagtgtttaatGATTGTTGGGGCTCAAACTTATTGTTCTTATTAGACGGCAGATATTGTCTTCATATTGATTGTAAGTTTCTTTCATTAGAGACAAACAGATGGAGTCGAACAAAAATGATTAATCAGtttaatatgtgtgtgtatatatatatatatatatatatatatataatgctgTGTTTTGAAGCTAACTTCAAGAAAGAGTAGCTTTTAATTAATCTTAACCGTAAATtattatacacttttttttcaATACTAAACCTTAGATTATTATATAAGCTTCTAGAtttcgtttttttattttttattttttttctgtaaCGGGACGTCGGGACTCAGGacctaataatattatttttgattaatttgatataaatatataatatttatttaatgatttaattttaaattttaatataaattttattttaaagcatAAAGTGAATTCATTTAAAATGGAGAAGATGCTTTGACTCAAGATGTAATGTTTTTGTCTTATTTTTAGTGAAAGTTGCTatctttttatcaaaaaaatatgaagaagatGCTATTCATATCTAATGATTGCtcattattcaaaaaatatgaagaatGTTAGACCATTTTATAGTGATATTCtagttatataatgtattataagtctgtttaaaaaactctatatattatatttttgtttatgtgttttaataagtattactgtttcctaaataaataaataaaagaataaaaaaagagaaaagattgcTCATTATCATAGTGGATCTTCTAGTTCTATAAGtcttatattttctttactAGTAATCGTGATAtggtttattttattgcatCTTTTTTGTTACAACTAATCAAGCTTTACATTACTGTCATTACTGCATCTTCTAATTACAACTAAGCATTGCTGATATTATTGTAGATGTGATGTTATTTAAGAGTGGAAGCTTTATAAAGGTAGCAAAGAATATTTTACTTTTCCCGTTACTGTTACGGGTATAGTTTGTTTTGTACATGTTAGTGTAAATCATCCGTATCAATTTTATGTATTAAATATGGATatgcttaaaaaaattgttgacattatatatatatatggagtaTACACTTAACGAGTGTGAAAGAAGattttccctttactttttcaTGTTTCATTTTCATGACCGATGACCGAAGCACATGTGAAAGTTGGACTTTAGCTAAGGCGACgctaaataaatttctttaccAAACACGATAAAGACGACTAGACGAGAACACATTCAATCTCATTAGAAAGACAAAATCTTTGCACATCTATTGATTATGATGCTTTTTGAAACATCTCTACTGAACCATATGtcataataagttaataactGTAAGAATTTTCTGTACTGGAAGCAGGGTTTGGAAAAGACTTTCATTTTGAACATGGCATATTCTATATATCTCCATCACTCCTGACACAATTGATGGTTGCACTGTGCTTTTGTTTAAACTTCAAATCCAATTAGTAGGATTAACAGCTTTGATTCAGACTAAGAGATTGACATTTGCACTGTGATTTTGTTATTATCCAATTAGTAGGACCAGACTTATCAGTGTTTTACAATAATTTAGGACAAAATTATGGGACTTGACGTAAAGATTTAAATATTCTTGgtttgttttgtcaaaagaattttatatatatacatacatacatacatacatatatatatatatatatttgttgagtAGTGCTATGGTATTACAAGTTTACTATTCATTTATGAGATAGTTAAAGTACACTAACTACATTCATTGCTACACTAAAATTTGTTACACTTTTTTAATAgcatttttcataattgtttgTGATTATTATTGAAGTAAATTATTTGAACCTATAACAATTAAGTATGGCTTATGATGATTATTCTTTCCATCTGATCAAGATATTAAtagagttttctttttattgaataCTGAATTTGATTGCATGTCACTTATTTAATCacaaaaactttttcaattaaaaaacaaaaacccacgAAAATggttttttggagaaaatcatAATTGCAATATTTCCCAAGACTTTTATGGTGAACCATAAGCTAAGCACTTACAGAACAAATTAAAATagcactatatatatacatatactaCAATTTAAGGGGCTTTTTCAGTTTGAactgaacattttttttattccaaaatacccctacagcCTATGTTTAAGTAGGGGAAAAACTTGAGgataatattgtaaaaatatatctctaactcTCATCTAAAACATATCTTACAAAATAAGATCACTCTTCTACTAACCCACTTTTTCAAAGCAACTATAcatttactttatatatatatatatatatatatatataaacaaaacaaaacaagttaaaCAAAAAAACGTTTATCttcctatgaaaaaaaaaaattcaaaaaaattgaactcaCGCGCATGCTATGCTCAGATGCTAGTATATACCGGtgaaataacttttattttatttttctttaaaaaaagacaCAATAATAAACAAGCAATATTTGGAAGAGACAATTCCGCCAACATAATGATTTTTATGCTCCTAAATTGAAGTAAAATGCAAAAGGACGTGTACGCTAACACATGCCATGAAATTGGGTGGAAAGTCTAATCGTTAAGGGATTGCCTAAGAAGTAAGAACAGCACcatgtaattaattattagaTTCAAGATGTGACAGTGAACGAATGCTCTAGAATTTATTACAATAAGTTAGAACCATATCCATGATACCTCATGAAAAGTGAGATCATTAACATTAATTAGtttctttctctcaaaaaacaggaaaaaaaaaaacattaatttatatagtttcattcctttttcttcaattattatttatgtGATATCTTGgattatgtatgtgtatgtatgttgAGTTCCAAATTTGATGATTCTTAGATAAATTCGGGTTATATAAGTGATTACCAAAATTCTTAATTACAACttgattatatttattttttttaggatataaatttttttttaaaataattacaacatgctgctaactcCGCAATTTAAACTTTTTCCTCCTTATATCCCAAGTACTTTGTGTATatggaggtgccaattcaggtACAAGGTCTTTAACTAGGTTATAAACGTTGATACGTTAACCTTTGCACAAGTGCTTAACTATTattcgcaaaaaaaaaaaaaaaaaaaaaaaagaagtgcttAACTATTCCATAGTttccaggattttttttttttttttttccttttaatggTATTCCATTCTTCTTGGAAATGATATTCAAAAAGTGATTAAATAATAATAGGGTtcctaatataataataaaaagatattaaaatcGTTTTTAGAAACACAAGTTTTTCTTGTCTTCATATCAACATATAAGAGGATAAGG
This genomic stretch from Quercus robur chromosome 4, dhQueRobu3.1, whole genome shotgun sequence harbors:
- the LOC126723337 gene encoding putative invertase inhibitor → MRPLFSSYSLPLLLLFISTFHTINANNLIHETCKKCSQKDPNLSYNFCVNSLQAAPKSQSIDDLRELGKISIKLIKQNVTNTRNHIKKLLGNKNSDSFIESCLSDCFDLYSDAVPTLSQALKDYKAKRYDDANIEVSSVLDASTTCEDGFEEKKGVVSPLTKRNNNTFQLSAIALSIVNMLN